A genomic window from Cryobacterium sp. SO2 includes:
- a CDS encoding NUDIX hydrolase family protein: MSVRTPDPDPDWTNGGDDAPPPSTNPGWLTDVELAEIRQRLPLLYVEAVPVRVDGLGQVVEVGVLLRATPEGKMTRTLVSGRVLYGETLRDALFRHLEKDLGPMAFPQLPPSPVPYSVAEYFPMPGITAFTDDRQHAVSLAYVVPVTGTCDPRQDALELTWMTPEEAATDAVSAEMEGGRGGLLRMALASVGALR, translated from the coding sequence ATGAGCGTGCGCACCCCCGACCCCGATCCGGACTGGACGAACGGCGGGGATGACGCGCCGCCGCCCAGCACCAATCCGGGCTGGCTGACCGATGTCGAGCTGGCCGAGATCCGCCAGCGACTGCCGTTGCTGTACGTCGAAGCGGTGCCCGTCCGGGTCGACGGGCTGGGTCAGGTGGTCGAGGTCGGAGTGCTGCTCCGCGCCACCCCGGAGGGCAAGATGACCCGCACCCTCGTCTCCGGCCGGGTGCTCTACGGCGAAACCCTGCGCGACGCCCTGTTCCGGCACCTCGAGAAGGACCTCGGCCCGATGGCGTTCCCGCAGCTGCCGCCGAGCCCGGTGCCGTACTCGGTCGCAGAGTACTTTCCGATGCCCGGCATCACCGCGTTCACGGATGACCGCCAGCACGCCGTGTCGCTGGCCTACGTCGTGCCCGTCACCGGCACCTGCGACCCGCGCCAGGACGCCCTCGAACTCACCTGGATGACCCCGGAGGAGGCCGCAACCGACGCCGTCTCCGCGGAGATGGAAGGCGGCCGCGGCGGCCTGCTGCGCATGGCCCTGGCCTCGGTCGGCGCCCTGCGCTAG
- a CDS encoding DUF5997 family protein, with amino-acid sequence MSEKKPQTMKPATAAQKLGILLEAAPEEFQSTPVSRTELAALEATPPEWLTELRANGPHPKQVVAAKLGVSISGLARGEVTEPLTSAEILALLQQPPAWLVTERATQFEVREEQIRVKDRDAERARKKAHAERFAAQNEQAARKRS; translated from the coding sequence ATGAGCGAGAAGAAGCCCCAGACCATGAAGCCGGCCACGGCTGCCCAGAAGCTCGGGATTCTGCTCGAAGCAGCACCCGAGGAGTTCCAGTCCACCCCGGTGTCCCGCACCGAGCTGGCCGCCCTCGAGGCTACCCCGCCGGAATGGCTCACCGAGCTGCGCGCCAACGGTCCGCACCCCAAGCAGGTTGTCGCCGCCAAGCTCGGCGTCTCGATCTCGGGCCTGGCCCGGGGCGAGGTGACCGAGCCGCTCACCAGCGCCGAGATCCTCGCGCTGCTGCAGCAGCCGCCGGCCTGGCTGGTCACCGAGCGCGCCACCCAGTTCGAGGTGCGCGAGGAGCAGATCCGCGTGAAGGACCGCGACGCCGAGCGTGCCCGCAAGAAGGCGCACGCCGAACGCTTCGCCGCCCAGAACGAGCAGGCCGCGCGCAAGCGCTCCTAG
- a CDS encoding SprT-like domain-containing protein, whose protein sequence is MADLARVRHWADALITLHLDATWTFDFDNAKKRAGLCNFTTKTITVSRYLAARYGDDEIHQILLHEVAHALAGSRAGHGPVWRGVAAGLGYDGKRTHDGEIADDLAPWVGRCAAGHTHYRYRQPTRPLACGLCGRGFTAAHVITWTRREITAAARRRAAAAAR, encoded by the coding sequence ATGGCCGACCTCGCGCGTGTGCGCCACTGGGCCGACGCCCTCATCACCCTGCACCTCGATGCGACCTGGACCTTCGACTTCGACAACGCCAAAAAGCGGGCCGGGTTGTGCAACTTCACGACGAAGACGATCACGGTGTCCCGGTACCTCGCCGCCCGGTACGGCGACGACGAGATCCACCAGATCCTGCTGCACGAGGTGGCGCACGCCCTCGCCGGCTCGAGGGCAGGCCACGGTCCGGTCTGGCGCGGGGTGGCCGCCGGCCTCGGCTACGACGGCAAGCGCACCCACGACGGCGAGATCGCCGACGACCTCGCCCCCTGGGTGGGCCGGTGCGCGGCCGGGCACACCCACTACCGGTACCGGCAGCCCACCCGGCCGCTGGCCTGCGGACTGTGCGGGCGCGGCTTCACGGCCGCGCACGTCATCACTTGGACCCGGCGCGAGATCACCGCCGCCGCCCGCCGCCGGGCCGCTGCGGCTGCCCGCTGA
- a CDS encoding VOC family protein, with protein sequence MPTIDLDYLHGFSGFAVPDIEAARAFYRDVLGLEVTDGGMGLLRLILPGGADVIIYPKPDHVPAGFTILNLAVADINQTVDVLAERGVEFLHYDVDGFEQDDRGIANGDPRIAWFTDPAGNILSVLQN encoded by the coding sequence ATGCCGACGATCGATCTGGACTACCTGCACGGCTTCAGCGGCTTCGCCGTGCCCGACATCGAGGCCGCCCGCGCCTTCTACCGCGACGTTCTCGGGCTCGAGGTGACCGACGGCGGCATGGGCCTGTTGCGGCTGATCCTGCCCGGCGGGGCCGACGTGATCATCTACCCCAAGCCCGACCACGTGCCGGCGGGGTTCACGATCCTCAACCTGGCGGTGGCCGACATCAACCAGACCGTCGACGTTCTCGCCGAACGCGGTGTGGAGTTCCTGCACTACGACGTCGACGGCTTCGAGCAGGACGATCGCGGTATCGCCAACGGCGACCCGAGGATCGCCTGGTTCACCGACCCGGCAGGCAATATTCTCTCCGTGCTGCAGAACTGA
- a CDS encoding GyrI-like domain-containing protein: protein MVAVVGLPYDVKRELRALYGPTNRDWQTLVVPPQRFLAVDGHGDPNTAPAHTQAVEALYVVAYTVKFAKKHAGRDLVVAPLEGLWYADDAAVFSARDKDAWSWTMLIGQPDWVNDAEIQEAIAAAGAKAATTQKPLPALERVRIERLDEGLCAQLLHVGSYDDEAPALARLHGEVLPAAGLHERGRHHEVYLGDPRRAAPEKLKTVLRQPVSPA from the coding sequence GTGGTCGCGGTGGTGGGTCTTCCCTACGACGTGAAGCGCGAGTTGCGGGCTCTGTACGGCCCCACGAACCGGGACTGGCAGACGCTGGTGGTGCCGCCGCAACGATTCCTCGCCGTCGACGGGCACGGCGACCCGAACACCGCCCCGGCCCACACTCAGGCGGTCGAGGCGCTCTACGTCGTGGCGTACACCGTGAAGTTCGCGAAAAAGCACGCCGGCCGCGACCTGGTGGTGGCCCCGTTGGAGGGGCTCTGGTACGCCGACGACGCGGCCGTGTTCAGCGCCCGCGACAAGGATGCCTGGAGCTGGACCATGCTGATCGGCCAGCCGGATTGGGTGAATGATGCAGAGATCCAGGAGGCGATCGCGGCGGCGGGTGCCAAGGCCGCCACCACCCAGAAGCCGCTGCCGGCACTTGAGAGGGTGCGCATCGAGCGGCTCGACGAGGGCCTCTGCGCGCAGCTGCTGCACGTGGGCTCCTACGACGACGAGGCGCCGGCGCTCGCCAGGTTGCACGGCGAGGTGCTGCCCGCTGCGGGACTGCACGAACGAGGCCGGCACCACGAGGTGTACCTCGGCGACCCCCGCCGGGCCGCGCCGGAGAAACTCAAGACCGTGCTGCGCCAACCGGTCTCGCCGGCCTGA
- a CDS encoding DEAD/DEAH box helicase, which translates to MSETSFGALGVPAPLVAVLTQQGIDSPFPIQVDTLPDTLKGRDVLGRGKTGSGKTLAFSLPMVARLGGKLAGGKRRPGRPLGLILAPTRELATQITAALTPLAEAYGLNTTTIFGGVSQNRQVSALKAGVDIVVACPGRLEDLMKQGFVNLDSVEITVLDEADHMADLGFLPVVTRILDKTPSSGQRLLFSATLDNGVDKIVRRFLHNEVLHSVDEATSHVSAMTHHVFEVDTAESKKELIEKLASGSGRRILFMRTKHHAKKLAKALTDAGIPSVDLHGNLSQVARDRNLAAFSAGDVKVLVATDVAARGVHVDDIELVIHVDPPAEHKAYLHRSGRTARAGSAGDVVTIVLPAQKRDTDQLLRKAAISVTPQRVNANSPAVIALTGDVAAYVKPVPRVEQPQGQSQGGRSQGANAQRKRVNRDDRDNGGRGSRDSGGRGGRSGDAVAAGGGARRDRTERPATSGRSHAPRNSGSGSGTGGSGRSGGLQVGGLVRGSGSTGGGARRSAPRRAQG; encoded by the coding sequence TTGTCTGAAACCTCCTTTGGCGCGCTTGGCGTGCCCGCTCCCCTCGTTGCCGTGCTCACCCAGCAGGGCATCGACAGCCCGTTCCCGATCCAGGTCGACACGCTGCCCGACACGCTCAAGGGCCGCGACGTCCTCGGCCGCGGTAAGACCGGCTCCGGCAAGACCCTCGCGTTCTCGCTGCCCATGGTCGCTCGCCTCGGCGGCAAGCTCGCCGGCGGCAAGCGTCGCCCGGGCCGCCCGCTCGGCCTGATCCTTGCGCCGACCCGCGAGCTGGCCACCCAGATCACCGCGGCGCTCACCCCGCTCGCCGAGGCCTACGGCCTGAACACCACCACCATCTTCGGCGGCGTCTCGCAGAACCGTCAAGTCTCCGCCCTCAAGGCCGGCGTCGACATCGTCGTGGCCTGCCCCGGCCGCCTCGAAGACCTCATGAAGCAGGGCTTCGTCAACCTCGACTCCGTCGAGATCACCGTGCTCGACGAGGCCGACCACATGGCCGACCTGGGCTTCCTGCCCGTCGTCACGCGCATCCTGGACAAGACCCCGTCCAGCGGCCAGCGCCTGCTGTTCTCGGCCACGCTCGACAACGGCGTGGACAAGATCGTGCGCCGGTTCCTGCACAACGAGGTTCTGCACTCGGTCGACGAGGCCACCAGCCACGTCTCCGCCATGACCCACCACGTGTTCGAGGTCGACACCGCCGAGTCGAAGAAGGAGCTCATCGAGAAGCTCGCTTCGGGCAGCGGCCGCCGCATCCTCTTCATGCGCACCAAGCACCACGCCAAGAAGCTGGCCAAGGCGCTCACCGACGCGGGCATCCCCTCCGTCGACCTGCACGGCAACCTGTCGCAGGTGGCCCGTGACCGCAACCTCGCCGCGTTCAGCGCCGGCGACGTGAAGGTGCTCGTCGCCACCGACGTCGCCGCCCGCGGCGTGCACGTGGACGACATCGAACTCGTCATCCACGTCGACCCGCCCGCAGAGCACAAGGCGTACCTGCACCGCTCGGGCCGCACCGCCCGCGCCGGCAGCGCCGGTGACGTCGTCACCATCGTGCTGCCCGCACAGAAGCGCGACACCGACCAGCTGCTGCGCAAGGCCGCCATCTCGGTGACCCCGCAGCGCGTGAACGCCAACTCGCCGGCCGTGATCGCCCTCACCGGCGACGTGGCCGCGTACGTCAAGCCGGTTCCCCGCGTCGAGCAGCCGCAGGGCCAGTCGCAGGGTGGCCGCTCGCAGGGCGCCAACGCCCAGCGCAAGCGCGTCAACCGTGACGACCGCGACAACGGCGGCCGCGGTTCGCGCGACTCCGGTGGCCGCGGTGGCCGCAGCGGCGATGCCGTTGCTGCCGGCGGTGGCGCCCGTCGCGACCGCACCGAGCGTCCGGCCACCTCCGGCCGCAGCCACGCACCCCGTAACTCGGGTTCGGGTTCGGGCACCGGCGGCTCCGGCCGTTCCGGCGGCCTCCAGGTCGGCGGCCTCGTTCGCGGCTCCGGCTCCACCGGCGGCGGCGCCCGCCGTTCGGCTCCCCGCCGCGCGCAGGGCTAA
- a CDS encoding alpha/beta hydrolase-fold protein, translating to MEQSITPEPIDPAAVLWSAAAADRVGRPLLLVLHGYGSSEGDLFSLAPHLPLEPTIAALRAPLPVGQGWSWFPIGVPGDPVGDALDAAALGILDWLDALPEQPTSIGLLGFSQGGAMTLQLMRHAPERFAFAVQLSGFIASSTHPGDARLASRRPPVFWGRGTLDPVIPEAAVARTQAWLPGHSTLTEGIYEGLGHSISQAELGEVVTFLRAQYPAPAVRTA from the coding sequence ATGGAGCAGAGCATCACCCCCGAACCGATCGACCCCGCAGCGGTGCTGTGGTCGGCGGCCGCCGCCGACAGGGTGGGACGGCCGCTCCTGTTGGTGCTGCACGGCTACGGCTCGAGCGAGGGCGACCTGTTCTCGCTCGCCCCGCACCTGCCGTTGGAGCCGACCATCGCGGCACTCCGGGCCCCGTTGCCGGTGGGTCAGGGCTGGTCCTGGTTTCCCATCGGCGTGCCGGGCGACCCGGTCGGCGACGCGCTCGACGCGGCAGCGCTGGGCATCCTGGACTGGCTCGACGCCCTGCCGGAGCAGCCGACGTCGATCGGCCTGCTCGGGTTCTCGCAGGGCGGCGCCATGACCCTGCAGCTGATGCGGCACGCGCCGGAGCGGTTCGCCTTCGCGGTACAGCTGTCTGGATTCATCGCCAGCAGCACGCATCCGGGCGACGCCCGACTGGCCTCGCGCCGGCCGCCGGTGTTCTGGGGCCGCGGCACGCTCGACCCGGTGATCCCCGAGGCGGCGGTCGCCCGCACCCAGGCCTGGCTGCCCGGCCACTCCACGCTCACCGAGGGCATCTACGAGGGCCTCGGCCACTCGATCTCGCAGGCCGAACTGGGTGAGGTCGTCACGTTCCTGCGCGCGCAGTACCCGGCACCGGCGGTGCGCACGGCCTGA
- a CDS encoding DUF427 domain-containing protein, giving the protein MKAVLNGTIVAEAPLEDLIKIEGNWYFPPASITAGLLTPTDTPYTCSWKGECQYFTVDDGTSSVTDGAFSYPAPTPSSFDRVGQDYSGYVAFWKDLQVVE; this is encoded by the coding sequence ATGAAGGCAGTACTCAACGGCACGATTGTGGCCGAAGCGCCCCTGGAAGACCTGATCAAGATCGAGGGCAACTGGTACTTCCCGCCGGCGAGCATCACCGCGGGCCTGCTCACTCCCACCGACACGCCGTACACGTGCTCGTGGAAGGGCGAATGCCAGTACTTCACCGTGGACGACGGCACCTCCAGCGTCACCGACGGCGCGTTCAGCTACCCGGCGCCCACCCCGAGCTCCTTCGACCGCGTCGGCCAGGACTACAGCGGCTACGTCGCGTTCTGGAAAGACCTCCAGGTCGTCGAGTAG
- a CDS encoding GNAT family N-acetyltransferase, which translates to MNTTVVVRPVTETDADSLGRVHAACWHETYDHLLSRAALAQLHPERFTAMWRRFTVQGPDFRQVVAEVDGEIVGFAGSGPGRDEGKPTPHQLYFIYLLDAFHGTGIGQQLFDAVVDPGPTYLWVAADNPRAHRFYTRNGYLPDGVEKTEEILGEPVHEVRLVRE; encoded by the coding sequence ATGAACACCACCGTTGTTGTTCGGCCCGTCACCGAGACGGATGCCGACAGCCTGGGCCGCGTCCACGCGGCTTGCTGGCACGAAACCTATGACCACCTCCTCAGCCGGGCCGCGCTCGCCCAGCTGCACCCCGAACGCTTCACCGCCATGTGGCGCCGGTTCACCGTGCAGGGTCCCGACTTCCGCCAGGTGGTCGCCGAGGTCGACGGTGAGATCGTCGGCTTCGCCGGCAGCGGTCCCGGCCGCGACGAGGGCAAGCCCACGCCGCATCAGCTGTACTTCATCTACCTGCTCGACGCCTTCCACGGCACCGGCATCGGCCAGCAGCTCTTCGACGCGGTCGTCGATCCCGGACCCACCTACCTGTGGGTCGCCGCCGACAACCCCCGCGCCCACCGCTTCTACACCCGCAACGGCTACCTGCCCGACGGCGTGGAGAAGACCGAGGAGATCCTCGGCGAGCCGGTGCACGAGGTGCGCCTGGTCCGCGAGTAG
- a CDS encoding LysR family substrate-binding domain-containing protein, translating to MTFSIAFVAGVTPTKWTRIWAERRPEVDLEVFRTDASEQEAVLRDGRADVSLVRMPIDEEGLSLINLYNEIPVVVVAKDHFLADADSVVVADLVEEHLLQDPAEVPEWRAVALEVRDGSRRALPPMRDMDETMELVAAGVGIVIVPHSVARLHSRKDVVSRPVEDTAESRIALAWRTVDTTPDVEEFIGIVRGRTRDSSRTNAVAAGDEPVKKEKKTAKAKAAAKAVRAAAAAAKPATPRKTQSAGRTRNSPSPQAGKRRGGR from the coding sequence GTGACCTTTTCCATTGCCTTCGTCGCCGGGGTCACCCCCACCAAGTGGACCCGCATCTGGGCCGAGCGCCGCCCGGAGGTGGACCTCGAGGTCTTCCGCACCGACGCGTCCGAGCAGGAGGCCGTGCTGCGTGACGGCCGTGCCGACGTGAGCCTGGTGCGCATGCCGATCGACGAAGAGGGCCTGAGCCTGATCAACCTGTACAACGAGATCCCCGTGGTGGTCGTGGCCAAGGATCACTTCCTGGCCGACGCCGACAGCGTGGTGGTGGCCGACCTGGTCGAGGAGCACCTGCTGCAGGACCCCGCCGAGGTGCCGGAGTGGCGCGCCGTGGCCCTGGAGGTGCGCGACGGCAGCCGCCGTGCCCTGCCGCCGATGCGCGACATGGACGAGACCATGGAACTGGTCGCCGCCGGGGTGGGCATCGTCATCGTGCCGCATTCGGTGGCCCGGCTGCACAGCCGCAAGGATGTCGTCTCCCGCCCGGTGGAGGACACCGCGGAGAGCCGCATCGCGCTGGCCTGGCGCACCGTGGACACCACGCCGGACGTGGAGGAGTTCATCGGCATCGTGCGCGGCCGCACCAGGGACAGCTCACGCACCAACGCCGTCGCGGCTGGCGACGAGCCGGTGAAGAAGGAAAAGAAGACCGCGAAGGCCAAGGCCGCCGCGAAGGCCGTGCGTGCCGCCGCTGCCGCCGCCAAGCCGGCCACCCCGCGCAAAACGCAGAGCGCCGGGCGCACCCGTAACTCCCCCAGCCCGCAGGCCGGCAAGCGCCGCGGCGGTCGCTGA
- a CDS encoding EVE domain-containing protein, whose product MAIRYWLGVVQQEYVLRSVAMGLAQVNFAARELLESMNESDGLVYYSPKTEFEGERLRQFTAIGYVSDNSVVQVGVSGSEYRPWRRRVQYDPDAEAASIRPLLKVLDLTRDNPDWGLQLRRGLLEISRHDFELIRAQMRRPSADDRRRR is encoded by the coding sequence GTGGCGATTCGGTACTGGCTCGGGGTGGTGCAGCAGGAGTATGTGCTGCGGAGCGTCGCCATGGGCCTGGCGCAGGTGAACTTCGCCGCCCGCGAGCTGCTCGAGAGCATGAACGAGTCCGACGGTCTGGTCTACTACTCGCCCAAGACCGAGTTCGAGGGCGAGCGGTTGCGCCAGTTCACCGCGATCGGGTACGTGAGCGACAACTCGGTGGTGCAGGTGGGCGTCTCCGGCAGCGAGTACCGGCCCTGGCGGCGCCGGGTGCAGTACGACCCGGATGCCGAGGCCGCGTCGATCCGGCCACTGCTCAAGGTGCTCGACCTCACCCGGGACAACCCCGACTGGGGCCTGCAACTGCGCCGCGGCCTGCTGGAGATCAGCCGGCACGACTTCGAGCTCATCCGCGCGCAGATGCGCCGGCCCAGCGCCGACGACCGCCGCCGTCGGTGA
- a CDS encoding ABC transporter permease, whose translation MTATATRPAPTPTWNPLSLWSSDGWTTTKRNLIKIKRTPDMLVFAVIQPIMFVLLFSQVYAGAIAVQGTDYVQFLMAGIFAQTVVFGSTFSGSAMAQDLKDGIIDRFRSLPMSSSAVLVGRTNGDLVLNTISMIIMMATGFLVGWRVNSSVGEFFAGLGLLLLFSYAFSWVMALLGMSVRSPEVINNASFIILFPITFISNAFVPIETLPTPLRIFAELNPVSALVQAARELFGNEGSAPVPDVWTLQNPVATVLIGVAVLLVVFVPLCIRKFALISSR comes from the coding sequence ATGACCGCCACCGCCACCCGGCCCGCCCCGACACCCACCTGGAACCCGCTGTCCCTGTGGTCCTCTGACGGGTGGACGACGACCAAGCGCAACCTCATCAAGATCAAGCGCACGCCGGACATGCTCGTCTTCGCCGTCATCCAGCCGATCATGTTCGTGCTCCTGTTCAGCCAGGTGTATGCCGGCGCCATCGCGGTGCAGGGCACCGATTACGTGCAGTTCCTGATGGCCGGCATCTTCGCCCAGACCGTGGTGTTCGGTTCCACCTTCTCGGGGTCGGCCATGGCGCAAGACCTCAAGGACGGCATCATCGACAGGTTCCGCAGCCTGCCGATGAGTTCATCCGCCGTGCTCGTCGGCCGCACCAACGGCGACCTGGTGCTCAACACGATCTCGATGATCATCATGATGGCCACCGGTTTCCTGGTGGGCTGGCGGGTCAACTCGTCGGTGGGTGAGTTCTTCGCCGGCCTGGGCCTGCTGCTGCTGTTCAGCTACGCGTTCAGTTGGGTGATGGCACTGCTGGGCATGAGCGTGCGCTCGCCTGAGGTGATCAACAACGCGTCGTTCATCATCCTGTTCCCGATCACGTTCATCTCCAACGCGTTCGTGCCGATCGAGACCCTGCCAACGCCGCTGCGGATCTTCGCCGAGCTCAACCCGGTGTCCGCGCTCGTGCAGGCCGCCAGGGAGCTGTTCGGCAACGAGGGCAGTGCGCCGGTACCGGATGTCTGGACGCTGCAGAACCCGGTGGCCACAGTGCTGATCGGTGTCGCTGTGCTGCTGGTGGTATTCGTGCCACTCTGTATCCGCAAGTTCGCCTTGATCAGCTCCCGCTGA
- a CDS encoding DUF1684 domain-containing protein has product MSSTIGALQIADWRRRVFGLYGGVRQLSARTPSAGHELWRSGRDELFAGHPASPLLPDDRAAFTGLTIAAYDPDWRFEVEVHRTPEPHRITVETGTDGVVPFDLIGTVRLPYIGSLDVWRLASYGGGLFLPLKDGLAGKSGGTYGGGRYLLDTIKGADLGPGVGDDSLILDFNFAYNPSCAYDPMWACPLPQAGNIVTVEIPVGEFYTPHD; this is encoded by the coding sequence ATGAGTTCAACCATCGGAGCCCTGCAGATCGCCGACTGGCGCCGCCGCGTGTTCGGGCTCTACGGCGGGGTGCGCCAGCTGAGCGCGCGCACGCCGTCCGCCGGCCACGAGCTGTGGCGCTCCGGGCGCGACGAGCTGTTCGCCGGGCATCCGGCCTCGCCGTTGCTGCCGGATGACCGGGCCGCGTTCACCGGCCTCACCATCGCCGCGTACGACCCGGACTGGCGCTTCGAGGTGGAGGTGCACCGCACCCCCGAGCCCCACCGCATCACGGTGGAGACCGGCACCGACGGCGTCGTGCCGTTCGACCTGATCGGCACCGTGCGACTGCCCTACATCGGCTCGCTCGACGTCTGGCGGCTCGCCAGCTACGGCGGCGGCCTGTTCCTGCCCCTCAAAGACGGTCTCGCCGGCAAGTCCGGCGGCACCTACGGCGGCGGCCGCTACCTGCTGGACACCATCAAGGGCGCCGACCTCGGCCCGGGCGTCGGCGATGACAGCCTGATCCTCGACTTCAACTTCGCCTACAACCCGTCCTGCGCGTACGACCCGATGTGGGCCTGCCCGCTGCCGCAAGCCGGCAACATCGTCACGGTCGAGATTCCGGTCGGCGAGTTCTACACTCCACACGACTGA
- a CDS encoding ATP-binding cassette domain-containing protein: MAIIEASGLTKTYKSKTGPVHALAGLDLVVPRGTVKAILGPNGAGKTTVVKILTTLIRPDAGTAIVDGINVLDDPKAVRSIIGVSGQYAAVDENLTGFENLEMVGRLYHLGGAASRRRAQELIDLFELTAAGNRPVKGFSGGMRRRIDLAGALVFNPKILFLDEPTTGLDPRSRMALWGVINKLVDDGTTVLLTTQYLEEADQLADSIAVIDDGRVIAEGTSDELKAQIGGHRVVIALVDAADADAARQVLARYGADEPQVSSDGRGVDVAVTDGPPALQHVLADLRAAGIQLHDAGMRRPTLDDVFLKLTGHKAELAAGENEDEKQELVK; this comes from the coding sequence ATGGCAATCATCGAAGCCTCCGGGCTCACCAAGACCTACAAATCCAAGACCGGGCCGGTGCACGCGCTCGCCGGGCTCGACCTGGTCGTGCCGCGTGGCACGGTGAAGGCGATTCTCGGCCCGAACGGCGCCGGCAAGACCACTGTGGTCAAGATCCTCACCACCCTCATCCGGCCGGATGCCGGCACCGCGATCGTGGACGGCATCAATGTGCTGGACGACCCGAAAGCGGTGCGCAGCATCATCGGGGTGTCCGGCCAATATGCCGCCGTCGACGAAAACCTCACCGGCTTCGAGAACCTCGAGATGGTCGGCCGGCTCTATCACCTCGGTGGTGCCGCCTCCCGGCGTCGCGCGCAGGAGCTGATCGACCTGTTCGAACTCACCGCGGCGGGCAACCGGCCGGTGAAGGGCTTCTCCGGCGGCATGCGCCGACGCATCGACCTGGCCGGCGCCCTGGTCTTCAACCCCAAGATCCTCTTCCTCGACGAACCGACCACGGGGCTCGACCCGCGCAGCCGGATGGCGCTGTGGGGTGTGATCAACAAGCTCGTCGACGACGGCACCACGGTGCTGCTCACCACCCAGTACCTCGAGGAGGCCGATCAGCTGGCGGACAGCATCGCGGTCATCGACGACGGCCGGGTCATCGCCGAGGGCACCTCAGACGAGCTCAAGGCGCAGATCGGCGGCCATCGGGTGGTGATCGCGCTCGTCGACGCGGCCGATGCCGACGCCGCTCGCCAGGTCCTCGCGCGGTACGGCGCCGACGAACCGCAGGTGTCCAGCGACGGCCGCGGCGTCGACGTGGCCGTCACCGATGGGCCGCCGGCGCTGCAACACGTGCTCGCCGACCTGCGCGCCGCCGGCATCCAACTGCACGACGCCGGGATGCGCCGGCCCACCCTCGACGACGTCTTCCTCAAGCTCACCGGGCACAAGGCCGAACTGGCGGCCGGCGAGAACGAAGACGAGAAGCAGGAGTTGGTGAAATGA
- a CDS encoding nucleoside hydrolase has protein sequence MPTIPVILDVDTGVDDALAILFAIAHPDIEVLGISCVAGNASLERVVENTLRILDVAGAPDIPVAAGARRPLISPARSASHVHGEGGLGTVHLPLGDRTPEPVNAIELMRRLITDSPRPVTLVALAPQTNLALLLRQYPDLADNIERIVFMGGSASVGNATAVAEFNVWHDPEAAAIVLDAGIPAFMYGLDVFNQVAVDREVATALEQGESHYARVVGALLANRVARSENSVAEYTGLIGDAGALCALVDPDALQTRLLPVRVELTGYGRGQTIVDQRRRVGEDIVHGTAGSWEVVEVALDVDAPRYARLFLNTLGL, from the coding sequence ATGCCTACGATTCCTGTCATTCTCGACGTCGACACCGGCGTTGATGACGCCCTCGCCATCCTGTTCGCCATCGCCCACCCCGACATCGAGGTGCTCGGCATCAGCTGCGTGGCCGGGAACGCGTCACTGGAGCGCGTGGTGGAGAACACCCTGCGCATCCTCGACGTCGCCGGCGCGCCCGACATCCCCGTGGCCGCCGGCGCCCGCCGCCCGCTGATCTCCCCGGCCCGCAGCGCATCACACGTGCACGGCGAGGGCGGCCTGGGCACCGTGCACCTGCCGCTCGGCGACCGCACTCCGGAGCCGGTGAACGCCATCGAGCTGATGCGCCGGCTCATCACCGACAGCCCGCGCCCGGTCACTCTCGTGGCCCTGGCGCCGCAGACCAACCTGGCGCTGTTGCTGCGCCAGTACCCCGACCTGGCCGACAACATCGAGCGCATCGTGTTCATGGGCGGCTCGGCGAGCGTGGGCAACGCCACCGCCGTGGCCGAGTTCAACGTGTGGCACGATCCAGAGGCGGCGGCGATCGTGCTGGATGCGGGCATCCCCGCCTTCATGTACGGGCTGGACGTCTTCAACCAGGTGGCCGTCGACCGCGAGGTGGCCACAGCGCTCGAACAGGGCGAGTCGCACTACGCCCGGGTGGTGGGCGCGCTGCTGGCCAATCGCGTGGCCCGCAGCGAGAACAGCGTGGCGGAGTACACCGGGCTGATCGGCGACGCCGGGGCGCTCTGCGCGCTGGTGGACCCCGACGCACTCCAGACCCGGCTGCTGCCCGTGCGGGTCGAGCTCACCGGGTACGGTCGCGGCCAGACCATAGTGGACCAGCGCCGCCGAGTGGGCGAGGACATCGTGCACGGCACGGCCGGCAGCTGGGAGGTCGTCGAGGTGGCCCTGGACGTGGACGCGCCGCGCTACGCCCGCCTGTTCCTCAACACCCTGGGCCTCTAA